DNA from Plasmodium cynomolgi strain B DNA, chromosome 12, whole genome shotgun sequence:
TGCAGTGATAACTGTGTACTATGTATGCAATTTTAAACAGATTATGCAATCGCGGCGGTTAAAATTGTGGCGGATTTATACACATGCGCATATCCACATGCATGTGCGTATGCATCAAGTAGGTTTAATCATCTTCTTGTACGCGCGCGTTTGGATTAACTGGTCTGGAGCAATTTCCCAcgtttgcaattttgtgaaaaaaaaaaaaaaaaaaaaaaaaaaaattatatttacttctCAAAGTAGaaattaaatgaatttaaaaaaaaacaaacgatcGGATTTTTTGCCATGCTCGTGGCAGCATAATTAAGAGCCAAAAATAAGGcacaaaatttacataaaaaattaaacaaacaaaaattcgaaatgggaaaaataaatttacgcAGAATGCCCTAtttgacagaaaaaaaattggtacaCTATAGTATGAACAAATCCGTGCGACGTGCCGCAATTTAAATGGCCAATTTCCGCCTTACCATTCTTTCGTAAAggcgttttgtttttatttttttttttttttggccatcATAAGGAatcccaaaaggggggagagtTGGAGCGTCCAATTGttatatgtgcacaaaaGGACACGTACATtgtgtatacatgtacatatgagtCAAGCGGAAATGCGAAAATTTTCCCTCGTTTTTCCACCAAAGGGACTAAATGCGCGTTTTGATATCTTTTCACTCGCTACGTAAAGACGATTAAAAAGAGGGAGGGTACGGCAGAAAGGAGTAGCAAACACTGACCAAAAAGCATTTGCAGCGGATTAGAAGAAGCTTGACTCGCCTGGTGAATAGTTCCCAACGGTTAACAGTCCAAGCGAGCAGTGAGTAAAACCCTCTCGTGTAGCAATTCGATCAAACGTGAAGCAATCCGCGCAAACGTGTGGCAGTCCGTACGAACAGCGAGCATCCCATCCCGAACTGCTACCTGCGGGGCGCTTGGCCAAAGGCCTCATTTGACCTTCCGATCAGTCAACAGAAGTAGGGGAAAATGGTTCAGTTGGGCGAGATCCTCGGCACAATTCCGCTAATAACTCGCGTATACCTTATCCTCTCCTCCGTTCTGATGGTCCTATGCTCCCTGGACATCATATCCCCCTTGAGCCTATACCTAAATTGGAACTTAGTCCTGACTGAGCATCAGGTAGTGATGAAAAAACGGGGAACTAAACATCACACCTGAGTTGTTTAGAAACGAATTTGAccgttttttctccttatgcctgatttatttttgccgTCTATGTcatcccctcccccctcctcaCGCGTGACACTGGTTGAGTCACTTCTCCATGCGCAAAGCGTGTATGCCGTAATATACatgcaaaggggaaaaatacattttaccCCCTGACCTTTCCATTGCAGTACTGGAGACTCATCACCTGCTTCTTGTACTTCGGGTCCTTCgggcttcattttttttgggatgCCTACGTTTTGTAATCACAGCAACATAAGAgagaaaatgcgaaaatgcCCTACCAGGGGTAGCACATATAAACCTAttcatgtgcacacatgtggaTAAGTCCGCtacccccccacacacacacacaaagtGACATTCACGTATAGTGAACAGGATGAGCAAATTAAGatgattttaaaattaaccCCTTTTGTGTAACCATTGTTCGATGAGCAAAAcgatatgcattttttttttttcccctacagAATATACTACTGCAGCTCACTGGAAGATGTTACCTTTAGGAATAATTCTGCCGACTTCCTATGGATGATTATTGTGTCCTGCATGATGCTGCTGGTATGTGCATGCGGCGTGCGAAAGCGTTGTGGTTAAACGTGGACTGCTCAACGGAGGATTATCTCTTTAGAGAGATACACACGTTGTGGGAAAATGACCGAGGTTAAGGAGGACCCCTCAGGGGATAAGAAgcaaatgattttttttttctcattttacccccttttcccttttttccctcccccacTGCAGATCGTTTCGTACCTTTTCGGGGGCGTGTACTTTTACAGCAGCTGCATAATAAATGTGATCACTTATGTGTGGAGCAAGAACAATTCCTCGACGCGCctgaccattttttt
Protein-coding regions in this window:
- a CDS encoding derlin-2 (putative) is translated as MVQLGEILGTIPLITRVYLILSSVLMVLCSLDIISPLSLYLNWNLVLTEHQYWRLITCFLYFGSFGLHFFWDAYVLIYYCSSLEDVTFRNNSADFLWMIIVSCMMLLIVSYLFGGVYFYSSCIINVITYVWSKNNSSTRLTIFFFTIKASYLPWVLTLLSLIVDYNSNDNFFGILVGHIYFFFTNVFPLMPVAKNTQIFKTPQIL